The following are encoded in a window of Brevibacillus ruminantium genomic DNA:
- a CDS encoding NAD(P)H-dependent flavin oxidoreductase: MKTRVTELLQVKYPVVQGGLAYLAYADLAAAVSNAGGLGQITAMSLPSPEALREEIRKIKSLTDKPFGVNFAIGQHGRPYESMLDAALEEGIKVISVTGGNPEPLIRRTEGLDVKTLVLVASVRQAQKAESIGADAVMAVGQEGGGHLGRDDIGTFVLIPRVVDSVRIPVLASGGIGDGRGIVAALALGAEGVEMGTRFIATEECVHAHPAYKSALIKGTEHDTTVIKRTLGTPARVVRTPGSDQILELEGKGAGFEELKPYISGERNRRFIYEGDEQEGFGWAGQVIGLIEDVPRVQTLFERMFREVEERLAFLNQSME, encoded by the coding sequence ATGAAAACAAGAGTAACGGAACTTCTTCAGGTAAAGTATCCAGTCGTTCAAGGGGGATTGGCCTATCTGGCGTATGCCGATCTGGCTGCTGCTGTCTCCAATGCAGGCGGCCTGGGACAAATTACGGCTATGTCTTTGCCCTCTCCCGAAGCCTTGCGAGAAGAGATTCGCAAAATCAAAAGTCTCACAGACAAGCCGTTTGGCGTCAATTTTGCCATCGGTCAGCACGGACGTCCCTATGAATCGATGCTGGATGCGGCATTGGAGGAAGGCATCAAGGTGATTTCCGTAACGGGAGGAAATCCCGAGCCACTGATCAGGCGAACAGAAGGTCTTGATGTGAAAACGCTGGTGCTGGTAGCTTCCGTTCGCCAAGCGCAAAAAGCCGAGTCAATCGGGGCGGATGCTGTCATGGCTGTGGGCCAAGAAGGTGGCGGCCATCTCGGACGAGACGACATCGGAACTTTCGTGCTGATCCCGCGTGTAGTCGATTCTGTCCGCATCCCTGTGCTGGCAAGCGGCGGGATTGGTGACGGTCGAGGCATAGTGGCAGCGCTTGCACTTGGTGCGGAGGGAGTGGAGATGGGGACGCGGTTCATCGCGACGGAAGAGTGCGTTCACGCCCACCCTGCTTACAAGAGTGCTTTGATCAAAGGAACGGAGCATGACACGACCGTGATCAAACGAACGCTGGGAACACCTGCGCGAGTCGTACGAACTCCTGGTTCTGACCAGATTTTAGAGCTGGAGGGCAAAGGGGCCGGCTTTGAGGAATTAAAACCGTACATCAGCGGGGAACGTAATCGCCGGTTCATCTACGAAGGTGACGAACAGGAAGGCTTCGGATGGGCAGGACAGGTTATCGGTCTTATCGAGGATGTCCCGCGAGTGCAGACACTGTTTGAACGCATGTTCCGCGAGGTTGAGGAACGGCTGGCTTTTCTCAACCAAAGTATGGAATGA
- a CDS encoding YktB family protein, protein MSFTGFHEKDFDVFSIEGLDDRMQGIISQIRPKLEFLGQHFAASLSALTGEEMFFHVAKHARRTVNPPNDTWVAWAGDKRGYKKHPHFQVGLWGTHLFVWYAVIYESPFKEGISQSMAEHLDEIMATIPDDFRWSPDHMQPESTTQAVLGREGVAQMIDRLQRVKKAELLCGFTIDRHNPLLRDGDKLLKRMDETFSTLAKLYQLGKQGTVSASR, encoded by the coding sequence ATGTCTTTTACAGGATTTCATGAAAAAGATTTTGATGTATTTTCAATTGAGGGCCTGGATGACCGAATGCAGGGAATTATCAGTCAGATTCGTCCCAAGCTGGAATTCCTCGGTCAGCATTTCGCTGCCTCCCTGTCTGCTTTAACCGGAGAAGAGATGTTTTTTCACGTAGCCAAGCATGCACGAAGAACTGTGAATCCTCCCAATGATACCTGGGTGGCTTGGGCTGGTGACAAACGCGGATACAAGAAACACCCACATTTTCAGGTAGGCTTGTGGGGAACTCATCTGTTCGTCTGGTATGCTGTCATCTATGAATCGCCTTTTAAGGAAGGGATTAGCCAGTCTATGGCCGAGCATCTGGATGAAATCATGGCGACCATTCCCGACGATTTCCGCTGGTCACCGGATCATATGCAACCGGAAAGCACCACTCAAGCTGTCTTGGGACGGGAAGGAGTAGCGCAGATGATCGACAGACTGCAGCGTGTGAAAAAAGCCGAACTCCTTTGTGGGTTTACGATTGATCGGCATAATCCCCTACTTCGTGACGGTGACAAGCTGCTGAAGCGAATGGATGAAACGTTTTCGACTCTCGCCAAGCTGTACCAGCTCGGCAAGCAGGGCACCGTCAGCGCCTCTCGGTAG
- a CDS encoding endonuclease III domain-containing protein has product MWQSIYRQLERAFPDFQVESWWGMADPFSRVVGSILVQNTNWSNVVKALERMDAAGILFPEKLLLLSAEELQEIIRPAGFQRAKSACLLQISRWIVQKGGMEVIRKSNESGEQLRRQLLAMKGIGEETADTILAYALDRPSISGDAYTRRLWLRLTGESCTYGQIRMAIQAEIEELQDLQRLHGLIVEHGKEFCKKRQPQCGKCLFSEKCRSASIPI; this is encoded by the coding sequence GTGTGGCAATCGATTTACCGCCAGCTTGAGAGGGCATTCCCAGATTTTCAGGTGGAGAGCTGGTGGGGAATGGCAGACCCGTTCAGCCGTGTAGTCGGCAGCATTCTCGTACAAAATACAAACTGGAGCAACGTGGTGAAGGCGCTGGAGCGCATGGATGCAGCCGGAATACTTTTTCCCGAAAAACTTTTGCTCCTGTCAGCCGAGGAGCTTCAGGAAATCATTCGGCCCGCCGGTTTTCAACGGGCCAAAAGCGCATGCCTGCTGCAGATTTCCCGCTGGATCGTCCAAAAAGGCGGGATGGAGGTTATTCGCAAGAGCAACGAATCAGGGGAACAGCTTCGGCGACAACTGCTCGCAATGAAAGGTATCGGAGAAGAAACGGCCGATACGATCCTTGCCTATGCCCTCGACCGTCCTTCGATTTCGGGCGATGCCTACACGCGCCGCCTGTGGTTGCGCCTGACGGGAGAATCATGTACCTACGGGCAAATCCGCATGGCAATTCAAGCCGAAATTGAAGAGCTCCAGGACCTGCAGCGCCTCCACGGACTAATCGTTGAGCACGGCAAAGAATTCTGTAAAAAGCGTCAGCCGCAGTGCGGAAAATGCCTCTTCTCAGAAAAATGCCGGAGTGCCTCGATTCCCATTTGA
- a CDS encoding DUF4446 family protein, protein MESVLSLAESTPILFLVMFAAIFLLFLLVILQAVRISRLRKSLSKLLSGTNGANLEEGMHQLFQEMDDMKKRQVDQQFLVNRLSQRIAGQSGNLGIVRYNAFEDIGSDLSFSLAILDDAQNGVVMTSIYSRMESRVYAKPVEQGSSSYHLSEEEQTAIRKAMNQSAARSS, encoded by the coding sequence ATGGAATCTGTCCTATCACTTGCGGAAAGCACTCCCATCCTGTTCTTGGTCATGTTTGCAGCTATTTTTCTGTTGTTTCTGCTCGTGATCCTGCAGGCTGTTCGCATCAGTCGACTCCGCAAGTCGCTAAGCAAATTGTTGAGTGGAACCAATGGAGCCAATCTGGAGGAAGGCATGCATCAGCTTTTTCAGGAAATGGATGACATGAAAAAGCGGCAAGTGGATCAGCAGTTCTTGGTGAATCGCTTGTCCCAGCGAATTGCTGGACAGAGCGGAAATCTCGGGATCGTGCGGTATAACGCGTTTGAAGACATCGGAAGCGATCTCAGCTTTTCTTTGGCGATTCTGGATGATGCACAAAACGGTGTTGTGATGACCAGCATTTACAGTCGAATGGAGTCCCGTGTCTACGCCAAACCGGTTGAGCAAGGCTCATCGTCGTACCATTTATCGGAAGAAGAACAAACAGCGATTCGAAAAGCGATGAATCAATCAGCCGCTCGCTCCTCCTGA
- the speD gene encoding adenosylmethionine decarboxylase: MEYSTFGRHVAVDTWGVQFDLLNDAEFLKKEMIEAAESCGATVLSVQAKQFSPQGATVLVLLSESHLSIHTYPERGFAALDCYTCGETVDPQVAIDYLVSVLKPEKVYAKKLVRGTGELQVVEPEMKSAEVASK, from the coding sequence ATGGAATACTCAACTTTCGGAAGACACGTTGCCGTTGACACATGGGGAGTTCAGTTTGACTTGTTGAACGACGCAGAGTTTTTGAAAAAGGAAATGATCGAAGCTGCTGAAAGCTGTGGTGCCACCGTATTAAGTGTGCAAGCTAAGCAGTTTTCTCCTCAAGGGGCTACCGTTCTGGTTCTTCTCTCGGAAAGCCATCTGTCTATTCACACCTACCCGGAGCGAGGATTTGCGGCTCTGGACTGCTACACCTGCGGTGAGACTGTAGACCCGCAAGTCGCTATTGATTATCTGGTATCAGTATTGAAGCCGGAAAAAGTGTACGCGAAGAAATTGGTTCGTGGAACAGGCGAGTTGCAAGTCGTTGAACCGGAAATGAAGTCGGCTGAGGTGGCAAGCAAGTAA
- a CDS encoding YhcN/YlaJ family sporulation lipoprotein: MNKKWMYPVVGLLILASLPGCGKSSTGPNPKTQNAAQTQKAAQTQNAAHTQKARPQAGTQGTAQTNMHPYTTNYFHYDGTQQRMGVNQFDRIAAERLVRAASTVPGVSGATAVVHGNDAVIGVKTRFPANQTQQRQVIEQKVHAAARSASPQMRIRVTSDDHMYGRVHRLSTSLTHGVSNAAHSLTTGPTTVGGNLSNAAGDFTALIRDLGRSVTAPFR; this comes from the coding sequence ATGAATAAAAAATGGATGTATCCCGTCGTTGGATTGCTAATATTGGCCTCCCTGCCTGGCTGCGGCAAATCCAGTACGGGTCCAAACCCCAAAACACAAAATGCAGCTCAGACGCAAAAAGCAGCGCAAACACAAAATGCTGCCCATACACAAAAGGCAAGACCCCAAGCTGGGACTCAGGGAACGGCGCAAACCAATATGCATCCCTACACCACCAACTATTTCCATTATGACGGTACCCAGCAAAGGATGGGCGTCAACCAGTTTGACCGGATTGCAGCGGAACGTCTGGTAAGAGCTGCTAGCACTGTGCCCGGAGTTTCGGGGGCAACTGCAGTCGTACACGGCAATGACGCTGTCATTGGCGTAAAAACCCGCTTCCCTGCCAATCAAACTCAGCAGCGTCAGGTGATCGAGCAAAAAGTCCATGCAGCGGCCCGTTCCGCTTCACCCCAAATGCGTATCCGGGTGACCTCCGACGATCACATGTACGGTCGGGTGCATCGTCTCAGCACTTCCCTCACCCACGGAGTTTCGAACGCAGCCCATTCGCTCACGACCGGGCCAACCACAGTGGGAGGAAACCTCTCCAACGCCGCTGGCGATTTCACTGCCTTGATTCGTGATTTGGGACGATCTGTTACGGCGCCTTTCCGTTAA
- the typA gene encoding translational GTPase TypA, whose protein sequence is MKRLDIRNIAIIAHVDHGKTTLVDKLLIQSGTFRSNQHVEERMMDSNDLERERGITILAKTTSVKYKEYTINILDTPGHADFGGEVERIMSMVDGVILIVDAFEGCMPQTRFVLKKALESNVTPIVVVNKVDRDNARPQEVINEIYDLFIDLDANEEQLEFPIVYASGLQGIAGLEPDKLEGDLRPLFDTIVEHIPAPDANAEEPLQMQVTMLDYNDFLGRIGIGRIYRGVLNVNDTVALVKRDGSVKRMRVQKLFGFSGLQRVEQKTAKAGDIVAISGLEDINVGETVCHTDHPDPLPLLKIDEPTLQMTFLVNNSPFAGREGKHVTSRKLRDRLMAELETDVSLRVEETDSPDAYVVSGRGELHLSILVENMRREGFELGVSKPEVIVRLIDGQKMEPAERLIIDVPEEYTGPVMETLGQRKAEMVNMINNGFGQVRLEFIIPSRGLIGYRTEFLTITRGYGIMNHSFDSYRPLVAGSVGGRHAGVLISNETGTATTYGLMSVEDRGIMFIEPGTEVYEGMIVGEHNRDNDLTVNVCKEKHATNVRSATKDDTVKMKTPRLLTLEEALEYLNDDELCEVTPTSVRLRKKYLTKSERERYEKQKRYVAQS, encoded by the coding sequence ATGAAGCGTCTTGACATACGCAACATAGCCATTATTGCCCACGTCGACCACGGGAAAACTACGTTGGTGGACAAACTGTTGATTCAATCTGGTACCTTCCGCAGCAACCAGCATGTAGAGGAGCGGATGATGGACTCCAACGATCTGGAGCGGGAGCGCGGAATTACGATTTTGGCAAAAACCACATCCGTAAAATACAAAGAGTACACCATTAACATTCTTGATACACCGGGCCACGCCGACTTTGGCGGAGAAGTGGAACGGATCATGAGCATGGTGGATGGCGTGATCTTGATTGTAGACGCATTTGAAGGGTGCATGCCGCAAACGCGTTTCGTCTTGAAAAAAGCGCTGGAATCGAATGTAACGCCAATCGTCGTGGTCAATAAAGTGGACCGTGATAACGCACGTCCGCAAGAAGTGATTAATGAAATTTACGACCTCTTTATTGATCTCGACGCGAATGAAGAACAATTGGAGTTTCCGATTGTATACGCATCTGGTCTGCAAGGTATCGCCGGTTTGGAACCGGATAAACTGGAGGGTGATTTGCGTCCGTTGTTTGATACCATTGTGGAACATATTCCAGCACCGGATGCCAATGCTGAAGAGCCGCTGCAAATGCAGGTGACGATGCTGGATTACAACGACTTTTTGGGAAGAATCGGAATCGGCCGTATTTATCGCGGCGTTTTGAACGTAAATGACACCGTTGCCTTGGTTAAACGCGACGGCAGTGTAAAACGGATGCGGGTGCAAAAGCTGTTTGGCTTCTCCGGGCTGCAACGCGTCGAGCAAAAAACCGCAAAAGCGGGCGACATCGTTGCTATTTCCGGCCTGGAAGACATCAACGTGGGTGAGACCGTATGTCACACCGATCATCCAGATCCGTTGCCGCTGCTGAAAATCGACGAGCCGACTCTTCAGATGACCTTCCTCGTAAACAACAGCCCGTTTGCTGGGCGCGAAGGCAAACATGTCACCTCTCGCAAGCTGCGTGATCGCCTGATGGCCGAGCTGGAGACAGATGTTTCCCTCCGCGTGGAAGAAACGGATTCGCCTGATGCCTATGTGGTTTCCGGGCGCGGCGAGCTGCATCTTTCTATCTTGGTGGAAAACATGCGCCGTGAAGGCTTCGAGCTGGGTGTATCCAAACCGGAAGTAATCGTTCGTCTGATTGATGGACAGAAAATGGAGCCGGCGGAACGACTGATTATCGACGTTCCGGAAGAGTATACGGGTCCTGTTATGGAAACCCTTGGCCAGCGAAAAGCCGAGATGGTGAATATGATCAACAACGGATTTGGCCAGGTTCGCCTGGAGTTCATTATCCCATCTCGCGGTCTGATCGGGTACCGTACCGAATTCTTGACCATTACGCGTGGCTACGGCATTATGAACCACTCCTTTGACAGCTATCGCCCTCTGGTAGCAGGAAGTGTGGGTGGTCGCCATGCTGGCGTACTGATCTCCAACGAGACTGGTACGGCAACCACTTATGGCTTGATGTCTGTGGAAGACCGCGGCATCATGTTTATCGAGCCGGGTACCGAAGTGTACGAAGGCATGATCGTCGGGGAACACAACCGCGATAACGATCTGACCGTCAACGTCTGCAAAGAAAAGCATGCCACCAACGTTCGTTCGGCGACGAAAGATGATACCGTCAAAATGAAAACACCACGTCTCCTGACTCTCGAAGAGGCGCTGGAATACCTGAACGACGATGAACTGTGCGAGGTTACCCCGACATCTGTTCGTCTGCGCAAAAAATATCTGACCAAATCTGAGCGCGAGCGTTATGAAAAACAAAAACGCTATGTCGCTCAGTCTTAA
- a CDS encoding glutathione peroxidase, translated as MSIHDIPVTTITGEETTLADFKGKVLLIVNTASACGLTPQYKGLQELYERYQDRGFVVLGFPCNQFAQQEPGTADEIAAFCERNYGVTFPLFAKIDVNGPDAHPLYQYLKSHAPEGEDQEIEWNFAKFLVDGAGMVVQRIDPRVKPEELTALIEEYLPAG; from the coding sequence TTGAGTATCCATGACATTCCTGTCACAACCATAACCGGCGAGGAAACGACGCTGGCAGACTTCAAAGGAAAAGTACTGCTGATTGTCAATACAGCCAGCGCTTGCGGCCTCACACCACAGTACAAGGGCCTTCAGGAGTTGTACGAACGCTATCAGGACCGCGGCTTCGTTGTTCTCGGCTTCCCCTGCAACCAATTCGCCCAGCAAGAGCCTGGCACGGCTGATGAAATCGCTGCTTTCTGCGAGCGCAATTACGGAGTCACCTTCCCGCTGTTCGCCAAAATCGACGTAAATGGGCCAGATGCTCATCCACTGTACCAGTACTTGAAAAGCCATGCACCAGAAGGCGAAGACCAAGAAATCGAATGGAACTTCGCCAAGTTTCTCGTAGACGGAGCGGGAATGGTTGTACAGCGCATCGATCCGCGTGTAAAACCGGAGGAACTGACGGCGTTGATTGAGGAATATCTGCCTGCTGGTTGA
- a CDS encoding deoxyribonuclease IV has translation MKIGCHISVGKGLESAVLRAVELGAESLQVFTKNPRGLRPKKVDYKDAEKGVALLRQHDLELICHTPYITNLSTPKEDLQEVTIRSILEDLHIAEAYGAKGAVVHCGKHVGEGEEYGIRRMVETLDLILDQYEGSVKLLLENTAGQGSELGLTLSSLMEIRGATKNAEKIGFCFDTCHSFAAGEWNEETFDQLMDEMESTGYLEHLVAIHFNDSKAPFASRKDRHEKIGKGEIGSSALKKFLVSKKLQHLPVILETPVDDEREYAEEMVYLHELRGSGMSAGQEG, from the coding sequence TTGAAAATCGGATGCCATATTAGTGTCGGCAAAGGACTGGAAAGTGCAGTTCTGCGCGCTGTTGAGCTGGGAGCAGAATCCTTGCAGGTGTTTACAAAAAATCCGCGCGGTCTACGACCCAAAAAAGTGGATTATAAAGATGCAGAAAAAGGGGTTGCACTTTTGCGGCAGCACGATCTTGAGCTGATCTGTCACACACCGTACATAACCAATTTGTCTACGCCCAAGGAAGATTTGCAGGAAGTGACGATTCGTTCGATTCTGGAAGATCTGCACATTGCCGAGGCGTATGGGGCCAAAGGTGCGGTTGTACACTGTGGCAAGCATGTAGGAGAGGGAGAGGAATACGGCATCCGCCGCATGGTGGAGACGCTCGATCTGATCCTGGATCAGTATGAGGGCAGTGTAAAGCTACTCTTGGAAAATACGGCTGGACAAGGCTCCGAGCTGGGGCTGACCCTCTCTTCGCTGATGGAAATTCGCGGCGCAACCAAAAATGCGGAGAAAATCGGTTTCTGCTTTGATACATGCCACTCGTTTGCAGCAGGAGAGTGGAACGAAGAAACTTTTGATCAGTTGATGGACGAAATGGAAAGCACAGGTTATCTGGAGCACCTGGTTGCCATTCACTTCAATGACAGCAAGGCACCGTTTGCCAGCAGAAAAGACCGTCACGAAAAGATCGGAAAAGGGGAAATTGGCAGCAGTGCGCTGAAAAAATTCCTCGTGTCCAAGAAGCTGCAGCACTTGCCGGTCATTTTGGAGACTCCGGTGGATGACGAGCGGGAATATGCCGAGGAAATGGTCTATTTGCATGAACTTCGCGGAAGTGGCATGTCGGCAGGCCAGGAGGGATAG
- a CDS encoding YlaH-like family protein: MEWFDLVSTYSPSGAGEPSLYDSFRMWADHYRAWIIFVQLILVYYLGFATRIRMPILKNVLLYILLFAGALIFAILDVQLPVKSALLIAIAILVIVKVRIKPDGSTRK; this comes from the coding sequence ATGGAATGGTTTGACCTTGTCTCCACCTATTCTCCCTCTGGGGCGGGAGAACCTTCACTATATGACAGTTTTCGCATGTGGGCAGACCATTACCGGGCCTGGATTATTTTTGTGCAGTTGATCCTCGTCTATTATCTCGGTTTTGCCACGCGGATACGCATGCCGATTCTGAAAAATGTTCTGCTGTATATCCTCCTGTTTGCAGGTGCATTGATCTTTGCCATCCTGGATGTACAATTGCCCGTGAAGAGCGCACTCCTGATTGCTATCGCGATTCTGGTGATTGTCAAAGTCAGAATCAAGCCCGATGGCAGCACACGAAAGTGA